From Candidatus Poribacteria bacterium, one genomic window encodes:
- a CDS encoding acyl carrier protein: MAGTAGKGDKVREIIARELSVDLDQVTPDASFMDDLGADSLDTVELVMAFEEAFDIEIADEDAEKIRTVKDAISYVERHA; encoded by the coding sequence ATGGCAGGTACGGCCGGCAAGGGGGACAAGGTCCGCGAGATCATCGCGCGCGAGTTGTCCGTCGATCTCGACCAGGTAACGCCGGATGCGTCATTCATGGACGATCTCGGAGCCGATTCGCTCGACACGGTCGAACTGGTCATGGCGTTCGAGGAGGCGTTCGACATCGAGATCGCCGACGAGGATGCGGAGAAGATACGGACGGTCAAGGACGCCATCAGCTACGTGGAGCGCCACGCGTAG
- the fabG gene encoding 3-oxoacyl-[acyl-carrier-protein] reductase has protein sequence MKGKAALVTGASRGIGKAISLALASCGAQIVAFARTEDALQATADEIRSAGGEAAVVVGDLSDPAAGDRAVQMSIEAFGRLDILVNNAGVTRDGLLIRMKDEDWDSVIGTNLTGAFRFTRAAARTMMKQRSGRVIQISSVVGVKGNAGQANYAASKAGVIGMTLSLAKELGPRGVTVNAIAPGFITTDMTSGLSEDYQSQLRNMIPLGVFGSPEDVAAVACFLASDEARYVTGQVIQVDGGMRL, from the coding sequence GATCTCCCTGGCGCTGGCTTCCTGTGGCGCGCAGATCGTTGCCTTCGCCAGAACGGAAGACGCGCTGCAGGCGACCGCCGACGAAATCCGCTCTGCTGGCGGGGAAGCCGCCGTTGTGGTGGGGGACTTGTCCGACCCGGCCGCAGGTGATCGAGCTGTCCAGATGTCCATCGAAGCGTTCGGCAGGCTCGACATCCTCGTCAACAACGCCGGCGTCACGCGCGACGGCCTGCTTATCCGCATGAAGGACGAAGACTGGGACAGCGTCATCGGGACGAATCTCACGGGGGCATTTCGGTTCACGCGAGCCGCCGCCCGCACTATGATGAAGCAGCGCAGCGGGCGCGTGATCCAGATATCCTCGGTCGTGGGCGTGAAGGGGAACGCGGGCCAGGCGAACTACGCGGCGTCCAAGGCGGGGGTCATCGGCATGACGCTGTCTCTGGCGAAGGAGCTAGGTCCGCGAGGCGTCACGGTCAATGCGATTGCGCCGGGCTTCATCACCACCGATATGACCTCAGGACTCTCGGAAGACTACCAGAGCCAACTGCGCAACATGATCCCTCTCGGGGTCTTCGGATCTCCCGAAGACGTCGCGGCGGTCGCTTGCTTTCTTGCCTCCGACGAAGCGCGGTACGTCACGGGGCAAGTGATACAGGTCGATGGGGGCATGAGACTGTAG